The Novipirellula aureliae genomic interval TCGCTCGCCATTCACCATACTGCGGACTTGATGCACTTCGATTGCGATGACGTTGTTGCCAACGACCAACAAGTTGGGATCCAACGTGATGCCGGTAAAGGTATTGCCGTCATCAGCTGCCGCGTTGCTGGCACCGGTAGAGTAGTCGATCGAACCGGTCGGCATATTCATTCGAGCGGCTTCGACACCATTGATGTAGACGACCGCTCCATCGTCCACTTTTAACTGCAATGCCAAGGCGTCAAACGCTTCGGTCACCGTGATGGTTTTCCGGAAATACGCCGTCGGAAATTTGTCGGCTGGATCGGCGCCGTACGAAATCACCGTCGCCTCATCGGACTCTCCGTAGCCAAGTTCAGCATCGCCCATCGACCATGCCGAATCATCATAGCTGGAAAATTGCCAAGCGGTTCCCAGGTCCGTGCCAGTATCATCATACATCCACGATGCCCCGGCGCTGACGATCTCTCGCTGGTTCGTGTGGTTGTAAAGGGTAGCGTCAGGATTCACACTGCCGCCGGCAAGACGCGGGTCCGATCCATCGGTCGTGTAATAAATCGATCCAACGCTTGCGGAAAACGTCAATTCGCTGCCTGGATCCACTGGACCACCAACTTGAACACCGGAATCAATCAGTGTCTTGGGCGCTTCCAAGTTAGGGTATAACCCGATTGTCTTGTAGTCATCGAGAACAAGGTCCGACCGGTCCGGAAAATACTCATTGATCAATCGGTTAATCTCAGTCGTCCACTCCGCTTCCTTGGTGTAGGGTTGCTGCGCGACGCGGTAATCACCCCAACGAGCCGATTCGCCAGCAATGGCGTCTTGCAACTCGTCCACACGAGCGTTGAATCTCGCTTGATTGGCGGCTGGAGTCAGGGCACCGCCTTCTGAAAAGTGCATGTGCAGTCGGTCTCCGAAGCGAACCACAAATTCAGGAATCTCCGACAGGTCGGCCAACATTTCGGTTGGGTCAACCATCCCACTGGGCAGAGTACCATCGACACCCTCCAACGTCCGCTCGCTGTCCCATGCGTACATTCGCCACTTGGCGTCATCAAGTCCACCGCCAGCCGCTCGCCAGTTGTTGTGGGGCTTGATATCAGAGTTGCCACCATAGGCATTGATAATCGTGAAGTCGATAAAATTGTCGACGTCCAACCGCTCGGTCACTTCATCCCAGTCTTTGGCGGCCGCCGCTGCCTGCAGCGCGTTGTAGGAATCGATCGTTCCATCAACTGGCGTCCCCCCATTGAGTGCGTCGATTCGATCGTCATCGCCGCCATGGTAGGCAGCGTAGTGTGACGCCTCGGGTCGTTCATGCACGTTGTAGACGCCCCAATACAAACCATTCAAATACAGGTTCGCATAGGTTCCACGCCCTCCATCATCATTGCCCATCGCGATCATCGAATCACGAATGAACTGATCGCGGATCATGGTTGCGCGTTCGCGCTGTTCCGCGTTATTGTGGACCCACGAATTGTTGTACACCGCCCTCAATTGCAGGCTATTGAATTCGGTTACTGCCGAACCCCCGAGCGCAGCGTTGACTGCGTCATCGAACAGCGGATAATTTAAACGTCCTGCACCGTATTCCGATCGGAATCGAAGACTCATCGAATGCTTGGGGGACGAAGTGGGAATCCGACTTGCACCGCCTGAGATTTGAAGACCCGCATCGATCTGAAATCCAGAACTTCCGTCTGCGAGTATCCATTCCACCGATGAGGCAATCTCAATATCTTCCTCTCGCGGATTGCTGTAAATACCATCGGTACCAAAGATGTCGTCGACATCCGCAGTCAGCGATAGCGTCGGTAAATCCATGAGAGCCGTCAGGACTTCCGCATTCGCAATGTCAGGATCGACTTCGTAGTCAGCGTTCGCTGAACCCCACTTGTTCGGAAATCCGCTTGGATCCGCAGGCTGATCCACCACGTCATTCAAGTAGAAATACGATTGAGTATCGACGTTGGTTGCCAACAAACCGGTCTTGAACGCAGCGGCGCGAAGCGTCGTCGTCGTGATCGGTACCGATGCGGTTGGCGAGGTGTTTGCACCTGCGAAAACGGCCGTTCCGTTGGACAGCGTCGGAGTACTGCCGTCCGTGGTGTAGACGATTGTCGCACCCGTTGTCGCCGAGGTCACATTCACGACGATCGGCGCCGTGTAAAAGCCACGGTCCAAACTAAACGTGGTGTCTTCCACAAACCCCTCGACGCCCACTCCGTTGACTGAGCCCGGCGTTGGAGTGGAAAAGTATCGATGAGCATTCCCGGATACAACGGACGGATCAATCCCGTAGGAGATGTCTTGAAACTGTTCGGGATAGTCACTTGTCGCGGAACCAAACTCGTTGGCAACTTGACCATCGGGGCGAACCAAGGCAAGGTACTCGCCATCCGCACTGAGTTTGAAATTCGTGTGAAGTTCACCGCTCGACGGTTCGGGTGTGCCATCGCCAGATGCAAACACCACCAAGAATTCCCCCGCCGCCAATTCCGATTGCGGTGTGTCGGGGAACGTCCATTGATCCAATTCATCAGCGTCATCGGTCAAGGACCAACCTTCGAGGTCACCCGCCATGTCACCGATATTTCGAATCTCAACCCAATCCGATGATCGACCATAGCTGTCGGTCAAAGAGGAACCATTGGAAGCAAGGAACTCGGTGAGTTGAAAGTCGGCCGCCAGCAATTGGCGTTTTTCGAGTGTTTCCAGTCGACGGAGTCGGGTCTTCTTCGGTCGCAAGCGGGGCATCGGAGCCTCAAGGTTTGGTATGCATTCTAGGAATAAGAAATGATCGTCGTTCGGTAACTCAATTTTCCTATCACGTCGCCGAGTCGAAAACCTGTGGAATAACTGACTGATTTTAGCATCGTCTAGAATAGCTCGATCCGTTTGCGTTGCAATCGCTTCGCTTCTGCCCAAAGAACGTCACGCGTGGCGCCAGTATATCAGAAGAGTTTGTGGGGCATTGATGGGGAATAACGAATCTTGTTTGTTTTCCTGGCAATTCAACCTACCCCGAGCGACGTCGATTGTCCTACTGCGTCATTTGGTTGACGATTATGCCGCCGGCATTTCAGCGATTAGCGGCCTGTCGATTTAATCGTTTAACGCTTAGCCGAAGGCGTCAGCTTTTCCGTAAACGGTCGCCTATGGCTTGGCGTTAAACAATCAGTCGAGTCAAACCGATTAAATCAGCAGGCCGATTAGCCCCGGATCACGAAGCACATCCGTATCAACAGAAGGACTCTCTGTCGACTTCACCCGTTGCACCTCTCCCGACGCAGCTGGGGGAGCGATGCCCTTAAGGCATTCGCGAGGGAGGGGGCCTGCCGGAAGCACATCGTGTAGGCCCCCTCCCGAACGTCGGCTTAATGCCGTGTTCGACCTCCTTCAAGCTTCCCTTGGGAGTGGAGGTTAAGTTGTAGACTCAGCTGAACGCAATAACTGCACGACCTCTTTGCCGGGGGGCGGAAAGCCAGAGGTGAAGTCGTTTCTTTCAACCGGACAGATCTTAGGGGCTGTTTTCGTTGCAATTCATCCTACCCCAACGGGGTTTTTATTCCAAATTATTAGGGTCGCAAACGAAGCGAACGCACCCTGAAGATCGGATCAGCAAAAAAAATAGCGTAAAAATCGAAAGAAAACGCGGCAAATTACATGTGTTGAGGACGTGATGGCAATTCCGGTTGATTAACTTTTCTGAAGTTTACGGTTAATTTGCTTGTGCATTGTTTGAGACTTAGGTAGGTTAGGTAAGTGTTGATGGTTGGATCGAGGCCCCCCGGCCTGTTCCAATACTGTGATTGTTATTCTTTAACAGAGAGAGATTTTGATGAAATTTTGGAAATGTGTGGTACCGTTGGTGGCAATGATCGTCGCCGGCTCGTCCGCCTCGGCTGATGTATTTACCTATCTTGGGGATACTGGGGGTGCCAGTAACCTCAATGTTGTGGCGAACTGGTCCACAGGGGGATCGCCTGCAACGGGATTGCCTGTATCCGGTGACACGGCCAATGTGAATGTTGACGCGACTTGGCCAAATACCTCAGCTGCCCTTGGTTTAATCGTGGGCGGTGACCTTATTTTTGATGGCGGTATTACGGTGACAGCGGCTACAGACGTTGTGGGCACAACCCCTGACAGCGTTACATTCAATAATGTAACGGTTAACGTCGGTGACGACATCTTCACAGGCGGCGCGGGCGGCAACTTCATTTTCAACGACGGCTCGGTCACTAACGTGGATGATGATTTCCAAGCCAATGGCGGCGGCACCATCACGATTAATGGTGGCACCCACTTAAACGGAATTGCCCCTCAAGGTACCGCGCAGTTCGGTGCCCAGAACGCCAGCACTATGAATGTCAATGGCGGTACGATCACAACGGGGATATTTGGCGTCGGGGACACTGGCCTTATGACTATCGGCGGCTCGGCGGTGCTTTCTGGCGGTGGCGATACCACGACGCTCGCGGGCACTATCGATGTCTCGGATGCTTGGACCGGTTCATGGACCATTGATGGACTCGTCGGCACCGCTTGGCGCAGCGAAGTCATCGGTGGCGGTTGGCTACTCGATGGCAACATCGTCGATGAAACCATCTTTGACAGTGGTTTCCTTGTAACAAACAGCGGGCAAACGCTTTCGCTTGCCCCTAGCGCAGTTCCAGAGCCCGGCTCGTTGGCGGTTCTTGGACTTTGCGGGGTCGGCATGATTGTTCGCCGTCGTCGTCAAAAGTAAGCCGCAGATTATCATACCGTTTTTGCAGCGATCACCTGCAATCGACTGAGGCCGACGAAATATTCGTCGGCCTCTTTTTTTTTGCTCGCCAACAGCATCCTGCCATCATCTGAGACTCTCCGGTATTTTCATTGGCGCCCATTCGCGTCATTAGCGGGCAAAACACTTCCTTCGCGTTCGCCCAAAAGTTTGCCCGCCAATGGCGCTAATTGTCGCGAATCAAATGCTGAACGAGCCTGCCGGATTCGTGGTGATTAGGGTCGATTAGTGTTCCCAACACAGTATGGGGTTTTAGGAACACTAATCTGCACTCATCATCACTAATAAGGAAATTGGAGAGGAATTGGGTTCAGGCTCGGGATTCAGAAGCGTCCGAAGAACAATCGCGATGTGCGATTGCCCGTCACGTTCTTTTGACTCTATCGCTTGCACCGGAGGGAAGCAATGTTGACCGGTAACCGAAAGGTTGCCGTTATTCATTGGCGCCCATTCGCGTGATTAGCGGGCAAAACACGTCCTTCGCGTTCGCCCAAAAGTTTGCCCGCCAATGGCGCTAATTGTCGCGAATCAAATGCTGAACGAGCCTGCTGGATTCGTGGTGATTAGGGTCGATTAGTGTTCCCAACACAGCATGGGGTTTTAGGAACACTCATCATCACGAATAAGGAAAATTGGAGAGGAATTGGGTTCAGGCTCGGGATTCAGAAGAGTCCGAAGGACATTCGCGATGTGCGACCGCCCGTCACGTTCTTTTGACTCTATCGCTTGCACCGGAGGGAGGCAATATTGACACGGTAACCGAAAGGTTGCCGTTTTTCATTGGCGCCCATTCGCGTCATTAGCGGGCAAAACACGTCCTTCGCGTTCGCCCAAAAGTTTGCCCGCCAATGGCGCTAATTGTCGCAAATCAAATGCTGAACGAGCCTGCTGGATTCGTGGTGATTAGAGTCGATTAGTGTTCCCAACACAGTATGGGATTTTAGGAACACTAATCTGCACTCATCATCACGAATAATGAAAATTGGAGAGGAATTGGGTTCAGGCTCGGGATTCAGAAGCGTCCGAAGGACAATCGCGATGTGCGACCGCCCGTCACGTTCTTTTGACTCTATCGCTTGCACCGGAGGGAAGCAATATTGACGGGTAACCGAAAGGTTGCCGTTATTCATTGGCGCCCATTCGCGTCATTAGCGGGCAAAACACTTCCTTCGCGCTCGCCCAAAAGTTTGCCCGCCAATGGCGCTAATTGTCGCGAATCAAATGCTGAACGAGCCTGCCGGATTCGTGGTGATTAGGGTCGATTAGTGTTCCCAACACAGCATGGGATTTTAGGAACACTAATCATCACGAATAATGAAAATTGGAGAGGAATTGGGTTCAGGCTCGGGATTCAGAAGCGTTCGAAGGACATTCGCGATGTGCGACCGCCCGTCACGTTCTTTTGACTCTATCGCTTGCACCGGAGGGAGGCAATATTGACACGGTAACCGAAAGGTTGCCGTTTTTCATTGGCGCCCATTCGCGTCATTAGCGGGCAAAACACGTCCTTCGCGTTCGCCCAAAAGTTTGCCCGCCAATGGCGCTAATTGTCGCAAATCAAATGCTGAACGAGCCTGCTGGATTCGTGGTGATTAGGGTCGATTAGTGTTCCCAACACAGCATGGGGTTTTAGGAACACTCATCATCACGAATAATGAAACTTGGAGAGGAATTGGGTTCAGGCTCGGGATTCAGAAGCGTCCGAAGAACAATCGCGATGTGCGACCGCCCGTCACGTTCTTTTGACTCTATCGCTTGCACCGGAGGGAGGCCATATTGACGGGTAACCGAAAGGTTGCCGTTATTCATTGGCGCCCATTCGCGTGATTAGCGGGTAAAACACTTTCTTTGCGCTCGCCCAAAAGTTTGCCCGCCAATGGCGCTAATTGTCGCGAATCAAATGCTGAACGAGCCTGCCGGATTCGTGGTGATTAGGGTCGATTAGTGTTCCCAACACAGCATGGGGTTTTAGGAACACTAATCATCACGAATAATGAAAATTTGAGAGGAATTGGGTTCAGGCTCGGGATTCAGAAGCGTCCGAAGAACAATCGCGATGTGCGACCGCCCGTCACGTTCTTTTGACTCTATCGCTTGCACCGGAGGGAGGCAATATTGACGGGTAACCGAAAGGTTGCCGTTTTTCATTGGCGCCCATTCGCGTGATTAGCGGGCAAAACACTTTCTTCGCGCTCGCCCAAAAGTTTGCCCGCCAATGGCGCTAATTGTCGCGAATCAAATGCTGAACGAGCCTGCCGGATTCGTGGTGATTAGGGTCGATTAGTGTTCCCAACACAGCATGGGATTTTAAACCAAGGAGGGCAAAATGCCTCGAAAACCTCGCTATGAAGTCGCTGATCCAGCGGAAGTCCAAGTGTTTCACCTAATCCAGCGTTGTGTTAGGCGGGCATACCTTTGTGGCCAGGATCGCTTTTCGGGCCAGTCCTTCAAACACCGCAGAGGATGGATTCGTGATCGATTGGAATTTCTTGCTAGCATTTTTGGTATCGATTGTCTTACGTATACCGTACTGAGCACACACATGCATATTGTTCTGATGTACGGCGGAAAATATTGCACGACGGGCAAACCGCGAGGACCCGTGTACGGGACGGTTCTGGGAAGGAAGATTCAAGCTGCAAGTTCTTTTGGATGAAGCGAGCCTGCTTGCCTGTGCTGCGTATGTCGACCTGAATCCAATCCGAGCAGCGATGGCCGAGACAACTGAAACGAGCGACTACACGGGAGCGAGAGATCGGCTTGATGATTTAGCCGAGCGGCAAGATCGCAGTCGACCAAGCACTCATGAGTGGGAACGTAGTCGTCGTCGCCGCAAGAGCGGCTGGATGAGTCCGATTGAGATTGATGAGAAGAACGATCCGGTTGGCCCGTGCGTCGACGCGTTTGGTCGCCGGGCCAGCAGCAAGGGGTTCTTGGCCGTTTCGATGGGCCGCTATCTGGAATTATTGGACTGGACTGGCCGTCAATTGCACCGTGCAAAGATTGGCAAAATCTCTGACCACTTGGCCCCAATTTTGAGTCGCATTGGTTTGGACACACATGGATGGTGTGAGATTGTTAAGAAGTTTGGTCGGGTTTTCAAGCGAGCAGCGGGGACCCCTGAGAGCCTGGCACGCGAGGCGATCTGTTGTGGCCAAGGTTGGATGTGTGCTCCTGAGAACCCGCTATCCCGGATGATTCATGGGCTTGGAAATTGTTTTGCTAACGTCTACGCCTTCAAGCGTTACGTTCATTGCTTGAAAAACAGTCTGCGTATTAGCCGTTTTGGCGTTAGCGGGCTGTCGATTTAATCGTTTAACGCTTAGCCGAAGGCGTCAGCTTTTCCATAAGCGGTCGCCTACGGCTTGGCGTTAAACAATCAGTCGAGTCAAACCGATTAAATCAGCAGGCCGCTATCGCCAAAACGGCCCATGAATAATCTGGGCTAGGGGTGTCTTGGACGAGGCCTTGAGTCCTCGTCCATTTGAGAACATCGAGTTGGGACGAGCCAGCTATCGTGCATCCGTTTCGGTTGGCAATTCGGCCACTTGAAGCTCGGCTTCGTTCATTGGTTCTTCAATGTTCTTGGGCCAAACTTTTCCGATCTTGTCGATGGCTTGGTCGACGGCTTGCTTGGTGACCCCTTCGATCAAAGCAAGGTTGGTACGCAGCGTTGCTGCTGACCATTGTTGCAAGAGTGGCAATGTGCTTTCACGCATCGAAACGATGCGGGCGGAAAGACTCGCGAGTGCCTTGTTGGCTTCAAACCGTTCCTCCTCGTTCTCCTGCACAACCTCTTGCTCGGCAACCTCTTGTTCGGCAACGAGTAGCACATCGTCACGGGCGACTTCAGGATCGGTCGATACAAGCTCGTCATGCCGAAACTCGTCATTGGGAAGCTCGTCGATTTCGACGTGGTTTTGCCGATCACCGATGTCGTAGGGTTCCGTGGCGATGACGGAGAAATCCCAGACGGGGACGTCATTGGAAGCTAGATCGTATGGCAGGTAGGGGTCATCCAGGGTGACGATCATTGCCGAACAACCGACTGACGCCAGCTCTTGTTTGACGATTGGCTCTGGTTCGGGTGCCGCTTCAGCCGTGAGCACGCTTTGACCGAGATGACGGTAGGCATCAACTCGTTCCGCAGCGAGCGAGTCCAGCTCGCTACGGTGGTTGCGGGCGATCTCGACGCGAGCGGCTGCTTTACGGGCCGCTACTTTACGGGCCGCTGCTTTACGGGCCGCTACTTTATTGGCCGCTACTTTATTGGCCGCTTCTTTATTGGCCGCTTCTTCAGCGGCGGCCACTCGAGCGTCTTCGGCTGCTAGTTGCGTTGCAACCGCGACCGCCTGCTGCTGCAGCTCAGCGATTTGTGAGAGCGTGCTTTGTGCGGTGGGCGTCACCATCGCGAACGGTTCCGTTATCTGTTGAACCGACACACCGACACGTTGACAAATCGATTGAGCTACTACGAACAAAGAGGTGTTAGCCGGGGTCGAATTCTTCAGGTTCGAAGCGGCAGGTTTGGAGGTGTCCTCTTTGGGCTCTTCGCTTTGAGCAATCATGTTGAATTCATTCTTCGTCTTGGGTTCAAACCACGAGTACGAGTAGTTGCCATCGTGATCGAACAAGCATCGGTCGCCCATATCCGATAGGACCGTCTCTGACGTCGCAGCTACCGATCGGTCCGTTTTGGGTTGGGCCATTTCCGATAGATCCGTGCTTTCCTCCGCTAGACGCTGCTCGGCATACCAATCATCGGTATCCCAGTCGTCAGAAAATTCTTCCTCCCAGCTATCGGCTTCAGGCATCGCTTCGTCGGCGATTCCATGATAGTCAGCGAATTCGCCATCGTACTCATCGTCATAGTACTCGTAAGAGTAATACTCAGCGTCGTCCGATTCGTCAGCGGCGTTCTGTTGGGCAACCTCATCGACAGCGACCTCATCGACCGCAACCTCATCGACCACGACCTCATTGACAGCGACCTCATCGACGGCAACCTCATCGACCGCAACCTGATCGACCACGACTTCATCGACCACGACCTCATTGACCGTGGCCTCATTGACCGTGGCCTCATCGACAGCAACCTCATCGACGGCAACCTGATCGACCACGACTTCATCGACGGCAACCTCATCGACGGCAACCTGATCGACCACGACCTCATCGACCGTGGCCTCATCGACCACGACCTCATCGACGGCAACCTCATCGACCACGACCTCATCGACCACGACCTCATCGACCACGACCTCATCGACCACGACCTCATCGACGGCAACCTCATCGACCGCAACCTCATCGACGGCAACCTGATCGACCACGACTTCATCGACGGCAACCTCATCGACAGCGACCTCATCGACGGCAACCTCATTGACAGCAACCTCATTGGCGGCGGCTGCTTCGTTCTCAGCAAACTCTTCGATCAATTCGTTTATTGCATTGGGATCCGTCAGTTCTTTCATTTGCCGGTCGACGAATTCAGCCAGATAGGCCTTCCACTCTTTCCATTGTTCGAATCCGGTTTCGGGTTTGATGGCATCAATGGCTTTGATGGCAGCAAAGAGCTGGGCATCGCGATCATAACGATCGTTGGAGGCGGATCCAACGAGTGGACTCAGTGCGACTGCACCGGTAACGATACAGCTCAGGGCGAAGCGACGTAGTCTTTTTCTAATTTGAACGTTCATAATAAATCCTCATGATTTTGGGCGGCGTTTCGCTTCGTATTCGACAATGTGTGACCTAAGCGATTGGCCGTATGGTTCGTCGCAAGCAGGGGCGACGGAGTGCTAAGAAGCATCGATATCCAAATCGATTTCTCAAAGACTCGGTGATAATGGGTAGGTACTGCGACTTGATCGAAGAATAACAATGGGTGGTCGAGTTCAAGACGACCAAGATCAAATTCGCAACACGAATCATATCGACGACTTTAGCGGAAGCGGCTAGTCTACGGACCAGGAAAACCTTAACGATTCCCTGTTGCTGATCCGGTCGGGGCAGTTAGAAGAGTTGTGAGGCTAGTGGCAAGGAGGAGAAGGCACAGCAAGCTCCAATCGAAAGCAACCGCATTGGGCAGAGAAAAGGCAAATCGACCAACTTGATGCTCGGTCCCACAGCCTCGTCTCCAACGCTTTGCAGGGACCGATGGGTTAGTAGGCAGCCGTTATCGCATCGATGTTGCTTTTGATCCGCTCATGAATTTGAGTTAGCTCGTTTTCGAGGGTCTGGTTGCTGCGGTAGAGACGCACCAACGTTTCACGAGTCTCTTTGAGTTCTTCGCTGACCTTTTTTTGGTACTCGTCGATCGCGATTCGCTCTTTCTCGACTTGAGTGAAGTCTTCTTCCAAGTTCCTTTTGATCACTTGGTTTGAAGTCAGCATCGACTCTGTCGCACGGATCGATTCTTCCAATACTTTTTGTTCGAACTCAACTTCCTGTTTTCGGATGGCTAATTGATTCAGCCGCAGTCGCATGTTTCGCAGCCCAAACCGATAATCGATCAATGGGCGAAGGTAGTGGTAGCTGATTGGCTTCACGACGTTCTCATCGAGCAACAGTTTCGCTGCATCTTCGCTGACGACGATACGTTCGCCGACCTCAAATTCGACATCGTTCCCTTCGGCACGTTGCAAGCGGCTATCGACGGCGCGGCCGCTGCCATCAAAGTAACCGCCGTCAAGAGCACCACGAGAATCGGTACTATCGACTTCAATTTTGTGTTTTTTTATAAATTCAACCAAAGTCCAGCGGCTTAGCGGAGGGTCGTCCTGCGTCGATTTACTGCCGTCCCGCAAATACGAATTCAGCGTTTCCGGTGGCACTCGATCGCCAAACAGCATTTTGACTTGTTCTTCATCGACGCGACCAAAGATGTTGTCCGCATTTGGCACACTGCCTTCGGCAACAAACATTTGGTGTCCATCGAGTGGCAGCAATTCGTAGACGGACCAACTCTTCGGTCGTCCACTTTCGATCGCTTGAATCTGCGATGGTTCGAGCGGCATGGTGGGTACAAGCGTCGCACGCTCAGGGGAACTACTGCTAACCCGGAATTCTCCCAAATAAAACGTGGGAACTCGAATTTGGCTATCGGGAAGTGTTTGTTCAGCAAACCCATAGACCACCAAATCGGGTGGCAGAAGTGGGACAGGATCGGTAGCGACGGCTTCTTCGGCTTCGCTTGGTTCCATCCCAGGGGGCACTTCTTCGTTGTTTTGTGGTTTGGTAAGCACGATCGAATTTGGATCGTTTTGCTGCATGTTCAGCGAACGCCACACTCGTCCTGTTTCCACAGCCACTTCGGACAATTGTTGCGTCAGCGACATCAAGCCTTGGCTCAACTCCGGGTCCGACGCGCTGCCGAACTTAATCGCGTACTGTTCCTCTGCCGCCTTTTCCTCGCGTTTTTCGAGTTTTTCCTTCGTTAAATGCCACGCGGCACGACTCTTCAAAGCGACGGCGACCGGAAAGATAAAGGTGACTGCCAAAATCATTGCGAACAGGGCGAAAACGATGTGATACCATCGCCAATCACGAGCCGCTTTCCACAAAACCACGAAAAACCCGATCACAAAGATGATCAGAAATGCGAGAATGACATATTGCATGATCGCTCAGGGCTATTCGCAGAGGAGTCAAAGGAGAAAGTGAGACGCAAAGCAGGTCCATCT includes:
- a CDS encoding lamin tail domain-containing protein encodes the protein MPRLRPKKTRLRRLETLEKRQLLAADFQLTEFLASNGSSLTDSYGRSSDWVEIRNIGDMAGDLEGWSLTDDADELDQWTFPDTPQSELAAGEFLVVFASGDGTPEPSSGELHTNFKLSADGEYLALVRPDGQVANEFGSATSDYPEQFQDISYGIDPSVVSGNAHRYFSTPTPGSVNGVGVEGFVEDTTFSLDRGFYTAPIVVNVTSATTGATIVYTTDGSTPTLSNGTAVFAGANTSPTASVPITTTTLRAAAFKTGLLATNVDTQSYFYLNDVVDQPADPSGFPNKWGSANADYEVDPDIANAEVLTALMDLPTLSLTADVDDIFGTDGIYSNPREEDIEIASSVEWILADGSSGFQIDAGLQISGGASRIPTSSPKHSMSLRFRSEYGAGRLNYPLFDDAVNAALGGSAVTEFNSLQLRAVYNNSWVHNNAEQRERATMIRDQFIRDSMIAMGNDDGGRGTYANLYLNGLYWGVYNVHERPEASHYAAYHGGDDDRIDALNGGTPVDGTIDSYNALQAAAAAKDWDEVTERLDVDNFIDFTIINAYGGNSDIKPHNNWRAAGGGLDDAKWRMYAWDSERTLEGVDGTLPSGMVDPTEMLADLSEIPEFVVRFGDRLHMHFSEGGALTPAANQARFNARVDELQDAIAGESARWGDYRVAQQPYTKEAEWTTEINRLINEYFPDRSDLVLDDYKTIGLYPNLEAPKTLIDSGVQVGGPVDPGSELTFSASVGSIYYTTDGSDPRLAGGSVNPDATLYNHTNQREIVSAGASWMYDDTGTDLGTAWQFSSYDDSAWSMGDAELGYGESDEATVISYGADPADKFPTAYFRKTITVTEAFDALALQLKVDDGAVVYINGVEAARMNMPTGSIDYSTGASNAAADDGNTFTGITLDPNLLVVGNNVIAIEVHQVRSMVNGERTGPVGSSDFSFDAALVGATSVDDPIVLNQSVQIRTRAVDTEGEWSALQASDFVVAGAVADATNFRITEINYHPHEVTDAEIDAVPGSVADDFDFEFIEVMNTSASEAISLSGLRLANAVEFEFDDVVLAPMQRAVVVADAVSFATRYGSSADSPILVLGTWSGSLKNSSEEIQIIDESDNVIMAVEYIDSDPWPIAADGSGGTLSLIDPLNTPADQLEKPYRWAVGGVVGGSPGGDYLAPQGIIINEILSHTDAPQSDSIELLNASDQVIDISGWWLSDSGDELLKYQIPTIAALQPGEVVVFDEEDFNVDPALPGQVSFALNGAEGEEVYLTQAVGGVVTRIEDAVEFGATFNGMSLGRIPDTLRLVPLQDRSLGFTNGDFAFSDVVISELNYHPGQVSQAALDLDPSMTPSDLEFIELTNRTGSTIDLTDWRLRGEADFDFATGQLMASGQSLVVTTFDPSDSANESRVAAFKAQFGIGETVVLVGPFSGSLSNNHGVVKLQSPDEPPLDDPGITPHINVDELFYDDLAPWPVSADGSGNSLNRIDPSPLGADASSWEAATPTPGTNTLSLPDQVVRLRSYGRQFNRRNSTWGFQAFVVNTTPDTFSYPMRLLIKNLEPAGAVVANPDGVLSDGTPYFEILGEGTLSPGGFTDSLVIAVETPGQSGYNFDGVLQSIVSSSGSMDDGNIQQLALTSEEGTPPTFHNDNLDGDVNRDGKVTALDALNVINHLAQQETLVGEEIAGIMNMAASPLYDVSNDGEITALDALLVINQLSQQPSSAVVASTLGEAERNPLGSDQATDIVLLDFFEPSTSRRIGSGSLDDRVSEGREDDGMLFNELDWLQRSLF
- a CDS encoding PEP-CTERM sorting domain-containing protein; amino-acid sequence: MKFWKCVVPLVAMIVAGSSASADVFTYLGDTGGASNLNVVANWSTGGSPATGLPVSGDTANVNVDATWPNTSAALGLIVGGDLIFDGGITVTAATDVVGTTPDSVTFNNVTVNVGDDIFTGGAGGNFIFNDGSVTNVDDDFQANGGGTITINGGTHLNGIAPQGTAQFGAQNASTMNVNGGTITTGIFGVGDTGLMTIGGSAVLSGGGDTTTLAGTIDVSDAWTGSWTIDGLVGTAWRSEVIGGGWLLDGNIVDETIFDSGFLVTNSGQTLSLAPSAVPEPGSLAVLGLCGVGMIVRRRRQK